One Dermacentor andersoni chromosome 6, qqDerAnde1_hic_scaffold, whole genome shotgun sequence genomic window carries:
- the LOC126521999 gene encoding SEC14-like protein 2, with product MYRHDIEWRKQNGVDDMLKNYKTPQIVKENFPGAILHPCKDGCPIWIVPAGINVKAFLAALTTEAVQRHCIYQLEYLESLKRASSREAGQELETQYLVIDFDNFSIRNIYSWQVVKAITDVLQMMEDHFPECLEKCIAINAPSFFPILWRLIRPFLTQRTADKVEVFGKVDGWKELLLSIMDAASLPAHWGGDMVGPGNDPRCRHKVNYGGRFEEGVERGESLFGEAGVEQRTVSRRDRWELQVGVTKPGSRISWRFQVAAGDLTFGLRLLTGEPLLPLRRVETCSHAPQEGSWLCDSPGTYVLEFDNTHSWFTSKTLAYDVNVHSPEDAH from the exons ATGTACCGTCAT GATATCGAATGGCGAAAGCAAAACGGGGTAGACGACATGCTGAAAAACTACAAGACTCCGCAG ATCGTGAAGGAAAACTTTCCCGGCGCAATACTGCATCCGTGTAAAGATGGCTGCCCTATATGGATAGTTCCAGCAGGCATCAACGTAAAAG CGTTCCTGGCAGCGTTGACAACAGAGGCCGTACAACGCCACTGCATTTACCAGCTGGAGTACTTGGAGTCGCTCAAGAGAGCGTCTTCAAGAGAG GCAGGCCAGGAACTAGAGACGCAGTACCTGGTGATCGACTTCGACAATTTTAGCATACGCAACATCTACAGCTGGCAGG TCGTCAAGGCAATCACGGATGTGCTGCAAATGATGGAGGACCACTTCCCCGAGTGCCTTGAAAAATGCATAGCCATTAATG CGCCTAGCTTTTTCCCCATCCTGTGGAGACTGATTCGGCCATTCCTGACCCAGAGGACGGCAGACAAAGTGGAAGTCTTCGGTAAAG TGGACGGTTGGAAAGAGCTTTTGCTGAGCATCATGGACGCAGCATCTCTTCCGGCCCACTGGGGCGGTGACATGGTGGGACCAGGCAACGACCCGAGATGCAGGCACAAG GTGAACTACGGCGGTCGCTTCGAGGAGGGTGTGGAACGAGGCGAATCACTGTTCGGCGAAGCTGGCGTCGAGCAGCGTACCGTCAGTCGCCGCGACCGGTGGGAGCTGCAGGTCGGCGTCACCAAGCCGGGGTCGCGAATCAGCTGGCGATTCCAGGTGGCCGCCGGAGATCTGACGTTCGGGTTGCGCCTGCTCACAGGAGAGCCCCTGCTGCCTTTGCGACGCGTGGAGACATGCAGTCATGCGCCGCAGGAAGGAAGCTGGCTCTGCGATTCGCCTGGGACAT